The nucleotide window CAAGCTTTTCCATCTGAATTTTGCAATTACTGGTAAATGATCTGAAGAATGAATACTATTTGGTATACTGTTTGCATTCCGAATATTTTCACCAGTAGGTTTTGAGTAATGACCTTTTAACTCTAGGGATTGTATTTTTTGACTGGTTTTAACATTTAAGGAGTTATTTGCTTCAGAATTTTCAACCGTGTGAGTAGAAATATCACAGATATCATTGGaagaataaaatatataatctACAGTAATTCCACGATCTTGAGTAGTGGTGGCTTCATTTTCTTTGTGTGGGCTGCCAGTAGAATTTAACTGACCTAAGTTATGTTGAATGTAACTGCCATCTTCATTGCATGTTGTATCATTCTCTAAAAAAGTGACTACCAATCAAACCATTGTCTTACTAAGTCTAATGTCCAACGATTTTGTGTTACCACAGTAACTAAGCGTCACAGACTCACAGTAGGGAGAAAGTTGTTTACTGCCACTGACCTATTTGTGCAAGCAACCGAAAACGTTTTAAGATTGTGCTGATAGGAATTATATAGTTGACATATACCTGTCGTGTATGTGCAATCGTCCTTTACATGCAAGCATGCTGGCAATAGACCTGGTTGCAAGCCATGAGATGCACCTTTAGAACGTTGGCCTGATATTTGCTTTGATGTCAGCCCTACCAAAAGAAACTGTCAGAAGCTGGCAAATCAGTACAGTGTAATAAGTCAAACTGTATGCATGTTTACTGGAAGGTTGCAAGTTTCTGGCCACTATGTGTGGCAAGCGATGTTTTTATGTTCCAGAAACAGATGAGTAAGTTTGGGTTGGTTTTAGTGATATACCTAtatcaattattattatttgctttATGTCACTTGGTAGCTATTGAAGCTCCAACTAATTCAGACAAATATTCTATCAAGGAAGGTTTTTGTGTCTACTAGGGTTAGTTATATTTGAATTAGATATAATTGATTcattacaacaacaaaacaaaccttCATAATTCAAAAAGCCCTTTGTAATGAACTGAAATAAGGGTGACCATGGTGTGCTATTGAAATCTCCACATATTACCAAAGGAGGTTGATAGCCAAAGGTTATTGCTAACTCCTTTAACACACGAtcaatttcagcaaaaaatgTGGCCAATTGTGTAAGCTTGATATCgcctgaaaaaaaattgttcattCATTGTGTTTTTAGCATTGATTTGAATGACATGGCAAAAAAGACAATTAAATCACCAACCCCGTTTTGGATTGTACAGCAAATGAGTGTTTCCAACAACGAGCATAGATGGTTTAGACCCAATCAATGAGAGCTGTAGCACCATGACTGAGCCAACATTGTTCCACTTTGTCTTTGGATTATTAGGTCTGAATTAAACGTAATAGTATGTAACACACATTGCCACTGTTTGAAAATTACTGATTTATGGTATGACAATGTTGTACTAATGACACATAGGCATTTACAGTACCTAGCtaaaattcaagaaaattatTTACCTGTAATACTCCACAGGAATTGCTTTTAGCAGCCTAAACTTATCTGTGCGAAAAGCAGTTAATACACCATCTGGTTTATTAGGACTTGATCCAGAACGCTTTTTGTACACACTTGAATAACCAAGAGTTTCTAACCACGGTTTGATATCCTGGAAATAATGACAATGTTCTACTTCCTGCAAGCAAAGAACCtgtaaaaagtaattttagaAGTGTCAAGAATAACGTTTGTGTTGTTTAAACTGATGGAAAAATGCTCTTTTACAATGTATTGTATTGCACAAAACTTTGATCTGAATCTCTACAAAATTTATCTGCATTAAAAATAGGCAACAGCAATTCCTTACATCAACGTTATATTCTTTCAGTTCTTGTTGTAGGTTTTTCCATCGAAATTCCCAAGGAAGTATATTTGGATCACATTTTCCGTAGAGGTGGCCATTCAGTTCCAGTAGTTTCTAAAAAAAAGAGATATTGATTGCACAAGTGTAGATTAGAATTACACTACAATCTCTATGGATTGATCATATAGTAGTTTCCAACGCAGATAACAGAAATCAAAACCAATTACCAAGAAGTAACACACTAGCGTATAGTATCACCTGagacaaaatattatatgaCATCACAGAAATTGTGTCATCAGACCCACAAATTGAAACTGCACTTTGTGGACTTTCATCTGTTATGTCAATCCAATTACGTTGGATTCGCTCAGtgcttttgaaatattataaaaCTGCATAAATATGTACATATAATACTTTCTACGTGACATATATATTTTCCGATTATAATACGTACATATTTCTGTTCAGTCTCTATACAAGATAATACTCTAAATAAATGTGGTCATGTAGCTATAATCCAAACAACATTATAGGTAATCTAAAGACCGTGACACAATGTGTGCTAATGTTAGTaatattgttaaaataatatcTGATTTTCTTAAATAAACGACACAACATCAAACGTTTTTATTGCATCTTTTGGGGTACtacatttagattaaaaactccataaattgttttttggttAAAACTTAATGCTTGTCGAGATACAGCATtaagatttaaattttgcaCATAGAATATCCTCCTTGCCCAAATCTAGCTAAACGGCACTACCTCGTATCTAACAGCCCTAGGTTGTTACAATCATAACCTGCTTGCTGGTTTTCGGAAGACAGAAAACGACACTCCACTCGACAGCAAAAGCAAAACTGCACTATAAAAACGACATTTCCTATGCATAATTAGCTAATTTAATTCTCATCGTCATCCTGTAACCTCTGGCTAGGCTGCTTCATATGATTGTAGCATTGCTACcagaaagaaaattaaaactgatCAAAACAGTCTAAAATGACAAGGTTTCCGGGTCCTTCACAAATGTACATTGTGACGTACAGTAACGTTGTGTTACGTTAACAAGGATCGCAGACAGCTGGTCGATACAGCTGTAGTGTAGTCATAGTAGATTAAGTTTCCCATGAAATTATGCTGTTTTGTAAAGGTCTGACTACTTATATGAATTATTCTGGTCATAGTAGCAAGAACGGTGGCGAGTTATGCGAATAGACGAGTTAGGTAAAGACGACTTAGCCAAACTTGATACTACAGAAAACAACAGGCTTTCCGCCGGGACCAAGCAATAGGTGAACTGACGACTTAGGCGAGTTCTACCATAATGTAGTATTTCGTTCATATTTATTTCTTACTTGTTAATGAAGAATCCTTGTGATCCTCTTGAATTCTTATTTGATTGAAATTCTATATTGTAGATAGCACATTGTATTCATTATTTCTCGAAtcaatgttttataaattgaattatAAACATGGATTGTGTACAAGCGAAAATGTGATACAATATTTACATTGCTTTTCATAAAATACATAacgcttttaaaaacaaaaccttaCCCGATTTATATCCGTAAATGTTATATTCTCTACGTTGTGCAGAATTTCTTGGAATTGGATATGACCAAAAATCTTCTATAGCATCATGAAGGTTCATGTAATCAAAGCTAACTTTAATATATTTTGCACAAGTCATGCCAGACATAACAAAATTACAGACATTATTATTTGGGGCACTTTTGCCTTTAAACGTAAATTATAATTAGCTTATAGTTTATTTACAACATTTCCTAAACCTGATTTTGAAAAAGAGCTTGTCTCTGTTCTAAAACTAGTACCAGCACTCTCCGTGTCTTTGGTGAAGTCTATAAGCTCTTTAGAGCACTTCTTCATTGTCTGGATATCCTCTATaaatagtgggaatttttacAACATAGATCATGAAATCAAAATCAGGGATGGGCCAATAGCACGATACGAACCTAAACCCAAATAGATTCGTCGCATATTGCCTGTGTAGAAGATTTGGGCGAACacaaataccaacaatggcgaacccaaATACAATATCACTTATAAATTTATCGACTTTGGTAAGAAATTATGATCTATTTTTACTGGCTAAGCTAAATTAGAGTCAATAATTCTTACTAAAGGCTATTTGCTTAAGGATTTGCTTTTCAAATCACAATTTGATCattaatgttttgcaatgacgtcacttaacaagcaagatttggcaactttttgatgaaattttatcatttggtgCTGATATGAATATATTCGGGATTTGTTCATGTCGATCTTCATAATATTCGGGTTT belongs to Clavelina lepadiformis chromosome 6, kaClaLepa1.1, whole genome shotgun sequence and includes:
- the LOC143462410 gene encoding protein angel homolog 2-like isoform X1 → MSSIKPSKFVPKQFVKTAQRHIQRQQTSSEKSFRFQTQTGNNSSQEYESSNEHRRWQKHDLHGYHLSNESKSNVSSFANPHRHYHTRTTNNGAFHGFNGHFTRGSNSSQTHHVKRFSEDAFSQSQQKARKCGHFFFQGYDEQLHSNINKSSFQNEHHREKNTKRYPDEIVDLTKDTETTSKPTWKNDFSKTEDIQTMKKCSKELIDFTKDTESAGTSFRTETSSFSKSEDFWSYPIPRNSAQRREYNIYGYKSEFQSNKNSRGSQGFFINNTERIQRNWIDITDESPQSAVSICGSDDTISVMSYNILSQKLLELNGHLYGKCDPNILPWEFRWKNLQQELKEYNVDVLCLQEVEHCHYFQDIKPWLETLGYSSVYKKRSGSSPNKPDGVLTAFRTDKFRLLKAIPVEYYRPNNPKTKWNNVGSVMVLQLSLIGSKPSMLVVGNTHLLYNPKRGDIKLTQLATFFAEIDRVLKELAITFGYQPPLVICGDFNSTPWSPLFQFITKGFLNYEGLTSKQISGQRSKGASHGLQPGLLPACLHVKDDCTYTTENDTTCNEDGSYIQHNLGQLNSTGSPHKENEATTTQDRGITVDYIFYSSNDICDISTHTVENSEANNSLNVKTSQKIQSLELKGHYSKPTGENIRNANSIPNSIHSSDHLPVIAKFRWKSLS
- the LOC143462410 gene encoding protein angel homolog 2-like isoform X3, whose protein sequence is MSSIKPSKFVPKQFVKTAQRHIQRQQTSSEKSFRFQTQTGNNSSQEYESSNEHRRWQKHDLHGYHLSNESKSNVSSFANPHRHYHTRTTNNGAFHGFNGHFTRGSNSSQTHHVKRFSEDAFSQSQQKARKCGHFFFQGYDEQLHSNINKSSFQNEHHREKNTKRYPDEIVDLTKDTETTSKPTWKNDFSKTEDIQTMKKCSKELIDFTKDTESAEDFWSYPIPRNSAQRREYNIYGYKSEFQSNKNSRGSQGFFINNTERIQRNWIDITDESPQSAVSICGSDDTISVMSYNILSQKLLELNGHLYGKCDPNILPWEFRWKNLQQELKEYNVDVLCLQEVEHCHYFQDIKPWLETLGYSSVYKKRSGSSPNKPDGVLTAFRTDKFRLLKAIPVEYYRPNNPKTKWNNVGSVMVLQLSLIGSKPSMLVVGNTHLLYNPKRGDIKLTQLATFFAEIDRVLKELAITFGYQPPLVICGDFNSTPWSPLFQFITKGFLNYEGLTSKQISGQRSKGASHGLQPGLLPACLHVKDDCTYTTENDTTCNEDGSYIQHNLGQLNSTGSPHKENEATTTQDRGITVDYIFYSSNDICDISTHTVENSEANNSLNVKTSQKIQSLELKGHYSKPTGENIRNANSIPNSIHSSDHLPVIAKFRWKSLS
- the LOC143462410 gene encoding protein angel homolog 2-like isoform X2; its protein translation is MSSIKPSKFVPKQFVKTAQRHIQRQQTSSEKSFRFQTQTGNNSSQEYESSNEHRRWQKHDLHGYHLSNESKSNVSSFANPHRHYHTRTTNNGAFHGFNGHFTRGSNSSQTHHVKRFSEDAFSQSQQKARKCGHFFFQGYDEQLHSNINKSSFQNEIVDLTKDTETTSKPTWKNDFSKTEDIQTMKKCSKELIDFTKDTESAGTSFRTETSSFSKSEDFWSYPIPRNSAQRREYNIYGYKSEFQSNKNSRGSQGFFINNTERIQRNWIDITDESPQSAVSICGSDDTISVMSYNILSQKLLELNGHLYGKCDPNILPWEFRWKNLQQELKEYNVDVLCLQEVEHCHYFQDIKPWLETLGYSSVYKKRSGSSPNKPDGVLTAFRTDKFRLLKAIPVEYYRPNNPKTKWNNVGSVMVLQLSLIGSKPSMLVVGNTHLLYNPKRGDIKLTQLATFFAEIDRVLKELAITFGYQPPLVICGDFNSTPWSPLFQFITKGFLNYEGLTSKQISGQRSKGASHGLQPGLLPACLHVKDDCTYTTENDTTCNEDGSYIQHNLGQLNSTGSPHKENEATTTQDRGITVDYIFYSSNDICDISTHTVENSEANNSLNVKTSQKIQSLELKGHYSKPTGENIRNANSIPNSIHSSDHLPVIAKFRWKSLS